TGACTGTCCTCTTCTGGAGTGCTCTCTGCCAGCTCTAGCATTGGTCCCAGCACCTGTCAATCACATGGCAGAGTGGAACATGGATTGTGGTGAGGTTTATTAAAAAAAAGTCAGATCCTCAAAGTTAGATCCTCAACATCATGTCAGCAACCTCAGTCCACAAaacaaaagtgtgtgtgagtaGACTAGTTTGTGACAGAATGGAAGAAATTGTAACTTGTCTGACTAACTATAGACCCGTTACCTTCCTATACCTCAATATCAAAGTCTCTAAATATGCTTAGACATTAGAGGATTGACAAGTCTCTAGGTCTGTGACTTTGTTTAATTTGCTTTGGGAGGAAAGGACTATGCCGGCCATTTTACCTTGAGCATCTCTGGCGGCTCCTCTCCCTCACTGATGTCAGTGATGCGTGCTTTACCGTGCCTCTCAGTGTCGCGGATCAGGCTAGCGATCTCACGCGACTTCTGCTTCTCAAACATGTTGGCCTGCGAGCCGATCCACGAAAATATGGTCTAAAGACATAAACagacatgttttattttattagtCCTACTTTATTGATTACTAAATGAGGGGAAATTGGACATTTGGATTTGGCAAGGCAACAATGTTCTCCCCACCCTTGCTCTcacccctccccctccacctccctgtcacctctccccctctctctcccctgccccttctctccccttttacctctcccccgttctctctccctctctatctcaccTCTCCCAGGTCCAGGATGAAGCAGTCTCCCTTGTTGAAGCTTTCCCAGCTCAACACCACCTCCTTGGCACGGATGTTGCGCTTCCCTTTGATCTGGTACAGCCTGTGGACCGGCCCTGACCCACCCTGGGGCCGCCTGAAACCCGACTCCACACCACCGTCCTACACATGTGCGTGAGCGTGCGTACGCATGTGTGTTTTTGAGAGAAAGTGAGGAAAAGTAAtagaagagaggaaaagaaagaaGAAAAGAGAACGGTAACAATCTGAAAATGTTGTTTATGGTCGATTCTTCTTACCTGTATCTAACCAGGAAGTATTTGGGGTTTTACTGGCTAACGCTtcaaagagagagatatggaatgATATGATAAGAAATCAGCAGCATATGATGAAATTATGCAAAGTAGTGCTTCTACAGGaaaaacattacatttactgGCAATATAGGACTCAATCCTAACACATGTTAGGATAAACATGTATTACTCATAGTGAGCCCAAATCTAATGTGGGAAACACACGGATTACAAAGTTACAGATACAGTAAATCACACATTGATGTCCATGGGAAAGTTTCCACATAAAATCCCATACACATGCACTTCTCAAGATAGGATTGGGACCTTGTGTTTGTCAGTAAACATGAACTAGGAGTATCCTCCCTCCTCCTGCCGACCTTGTAGCTGACCCCCCTGGGGAAGAGGTTCATGAACTCTGGGGCCTCGTAGCCCTGGACCTGGCGATGCTGGATGGGGTCACCACCCAGGAAGTTGTCCAGCTGGGTAGCCAGCATGGCACACGCCACCTGCTCGTCACGAGATGACTTCTCAcctgggaggaagagagagggggggggggttgtgaagGTAAGGAAagggagaaaagggggagagtTACAAAAAAGAGAATGGTCAGGcgttaaagggagagagaggttgggtgaAATGGGGTGCATAGACTAaacgagtgagtgagtgacaggtAAATAAAGACAAAATAGGGAGGGGTCATgtaagaggtggagggaggggtcaCGAGCGACAgagaggccagggagagaggggagggggtgcTTTTTGAGGGGAGCCCTCTTCCATGCAATGACAATTGGCTTAGTGTCACCTAAGCACCGGATACATGCTGGAAACAACCGCCACATTTGAGTACTATAACAGCCCTACTGCATTttttatgaacacacacacagaacccaaCCCTTTCCCCTGGGGAGCTCTTCTCTTTTATTCCCCCCCCATCCCCATTCTCTCATCGTCCTTCCATCCATCAGTCTTAGTCTCCGTCCTCACATAATCAGCCGTTGGGTCAGCGTCGTGGCGTGTGTGTCATCACTAAACGCATACGGGTTATTAGCTCTTCAACCGCAAGGAGGTTAATTAGGCGTGTACACAATGGGTTGGCTAGTAGTTTGGATATACAGAGCAGTACTGGATACGAGCTTACGAGGCCCCATCCATGGAAGATAATAGAGGGCTCTTATGCCAAGAGACTCAGGCATCCTTTTCCATCCCACTCTTACATGTATCCACTTTCTAATGTACTTCAATTAAGGGTATGTGTCGGAGTATTTTACTACATTGTTCTGCAGGTTTTTATGCCCAGTACCTTATTAGGGGGGCCTCATGAGTTTCTCATGAACATGTGACTTGACCAGCAAAATCTCCAGaccctctcagagtaggagtgttgatcttgtatcagtttagccttttagatcataatgaacaagacaggggaacctgatcctagatcagcactcctactctgacatgtgaatacaggccctggtcagTAGAAACTCTGGACACTACTTATttgacatatacagtgcattcggaaagtattcagaccccttgactttttccacattttgtgacattacagccttattctataatttattaaatagttgttttcccctcatcaacaccctataatgacaaagcaaaaacaggttttaatacatttttgctcatttatttaaaaatataaaactgaaatatcagattacataattattcagaccctttactcagtactttgttgaaggacctttggcagcaattacagctttgagtcttcttaggtatgacgctacaagcttggcacacctatatttggggagtttctcccattcttctctgcagatcctctcaacctccgtcaggatggatggggagcgttgctgcacagctattttcagatctctccatagatgttcgatcaggtgcatgtccgggctctggctgggccactcaaggactttcagagacttgtcccgaagccactcctccgttatcttggatgtgtgcttagggtcgttgtcctgttggaagatgaacctgattggtggagtgctgcagatatggttgtccttctggaaggttctcccaactccacagaggaactctggagttctgtcagagtgaccatcgggttcgtggtcacctccctgaacaaggcccttctcccccaattgctcagtttggccaggcggcgagctctaggaagagtcttggtggttccaaacttcttccatttaagaatgatggaggccactgttctcttggggaccttcaatgtgggaccttatatagacaggtgtgtgtctttcctaatcatgtccaatcaattgaatttcccacaggtgcaaaaaattctaaaaacctgttttcactttgtcattatggaattttgtgtgtagattgctgaggatgtttttttatttaatgaattttagaataaggctgtaacataacaaaatgtggaaaaagtcaaggggtctgaatactttcccgaaggcactgttaACACGCACCCATTTTCCATAACCTCACCTATCCACATGTGCAGGTCTGCCCCCTGGTCCCCCCTGTGCTCCAGCACCAGGTAGGAGTCTCCGTTGAAGAAGGCCCCCACCTCAGCCGGCTCCAGCAGCACCGCCTTCATCTTCTCCACCCGCCACAACTTCAGCCCCGGCTCCCGTGTCTCTGGTCCAAACTGGCCCGGCGCTGCCTGGCAGGGGAACATTCTGCATTGGGAAGAAGCAGAGGAGAGAGTGGGTCAGTGGATGTGATGGTGgtgggggatggatggatggatggtaggtAGGATGCAGGATTATGGGGGAGGGCGGCTGCCTGGAAAGGGAGCATTCTGCACCGGGTAGAGGGAGTGGGTCAGGGGAGGTGAGGGTGGAGGATAAATGAATGGCAGAGTTGGAGAAGGGAGAGTTGGAAGAGAAAGGGTGTAAGTGGAGTCTGTTGTATTTTCTGGGTTGTGAGAAGGAGTGTATTTCTGTGCTATGAAATGAAACAAATGGAGATGGGGAGTTGTTGCCGCTGGAGGTGGCAGAAACAGTCAACTAATGGAAATTGCTTTCACTTGGCAAGAACCCCGATTTCCATATTGGAAAGCAGACAGAGAATGGAGTGGATGGGCGACAACTCATATAACCACAGCATGATAACAATCACTATTTCTGCCGGAAGACAGAAacagggagatagaggtggaaaTGAGTAGAAGATAGGATGCAAAATGAGGGGTCAAGTTGCTTGATGAAGACCATAGGGGTAGGAGGGTTACATCATTGTTGTGTAATACGACAACATAGCAGGCAAACCGACCCATACAACACTTGTGGTTGTACAAAAGAGGGTGTGTCTACAGGGCGAGTCGTATCACGtctcacatgcacacactgaactacatatctctccccctctcttgctctctctcgcgttctcttctctgtctctctctagccagTTTCCAAAGCTATAATATACACAGCTTTATTGATTCATAGTACCTCTGCCATTGTCATTTCCCTGTAGCAATCCGATTCAGTAAGTGATAGACTCATACTCCAGGGTAAATGAATGTTGGATGTTGTACAGGCTACACTCAAGTCACCTGGCCTTAGACAGTTGTTCTGACTACACTAAACGTGGCCAATGTCCTTTGGCAGACCTTTGTGTATAAAATGGTAGGCAGGTGGAATATCATGGGAGATATAGTAGTATCGATGTTTATCGTTCAGAATCTATTCACCCTGAAACAGAGCTCTATGTTGATTGTTTTGTATGGTCTATCCTCATTCAATGGGATGTCCTGTTGTTTGTCTTAAAGGGGCTGCTTCACTGTCAATCCAGTAGCGTTACACCTAAAACAAATCAAGCAAAGGGCTCTGTGGGTTAAAAGCAGGTTCGATGGTGTATTATAGCTGTAGTAAGTACACtatgttacagtaacactactcaCCAGAGAGTTCACCCAACTCTCACAGAACATGTGTAGCTGCACTATAATCACACTGTAGGTAACTACCAGGTGAAGTGGGAGCCAGACTGGCAAAGGCTTGTCATGGTTCCCACTCTATATTTTTAATATTAGCATGAAGGGAAATGGCCTGAGTTTTGGGTAACCTTGAAAGAAACCAGTCCTTAATGGCCATGACAACATTTCGGAAAAATATGTCCCAAAGAAACGAAAACGCTCTCTCACAATCCAGCGCATGCACAAAACACgtcttcataaaaaaaaaaaaaacaatgttgCTTTTACTAAAGCTGTAAAAACCCTTGGCACGGCATTGAGTTGACATTTTTCAGTTATACAGGCGCCACTGAAAAAACTCAGTACTGATAAAGTGGGATTGAATTGGCTTGGCACGGCCATTGCCCATCGTAAAAGGTTACATGACGATGAGAGGTCATGGATAGAGTCAGTAGCTTCGAGCACTCACAAACGACTCGACTCTGCGACTTTTTGAAGTTAAAGCTCCACCCCTGAGACAAAGAACATGGCTGTTTTGATCAGCATCTATGGAAACTGCAACTAtgactcactctctccctccaaacaaCCACACAGAGCTTACCGTGGTTAACAATCGACTGAGTGTtcttactgagagagagagaaagagagagggggaaaaaaacgaaaGGGGCGCAAACACGCTAAGTACTCGCTGGTCGCTATCCTCGATTCGTCTTTAGATAAAATACATATACACTGACACGGCGACAGCAGCCTTTCGCGCTCTTTCATAACTTGGTGTGAGCACACAGATCAAC
Above is a genomic segment from Salvelinus fontinalis isolate EN_2023a chromosome 36, ASM2944872v1, whole genome shotgun sequence containing:
- the LOC129835177 gene encoding macrophage-capping protein-like isoform X2 codes for the protein MFPCQAAPGQFGPETREPGLKLWRVEKMKAVLLEPAEVGAFFNGDSYLVLEHRGDQGADLHMWIGEKSSRDEQVACAMLATQLDNFLGGDPIQHRQVQGYEAPEFMNLFPRGVSYKDGGVESGFRRPQGGSGPVHRLYQIKGKRNIRAKEVVLSWESFNKGDCFILDLGETIFSWIGSQANMFEKQKSREIASLIRDTERHGKARITDISEGEEPPEMLKVLGPMLELAESTPEEDSQADVSNSASLYKVSDATGKMKLTNVSEKSPFAKDLLVRDDCFILDNGANGKIFVWKGMGANAEEKREALKMADDFIQQMNYPRMKTQVEILPQGRETIIFKQFFKNWN
- the LOC129835177 gene encoding macrophage-capping protein-like isoform X1 — its product is MELESGAVPELAEGIMQMFPCQAAPGQFGPETREPGLKLWRVEKMKAVLLEPAEVGAFFNGDSYLVLEHRGDQGADLHMWIGEKSSRDEQVACAMLATQLDNFLGGDPIQHRQVQGYEAPEFMNLFPRGVSYKDGGVESGFRRPQGGSGPVHRLYQIKGKRNIRAKEVVLSWESFNKGDCFILDLGETIFSWIGSQANMFEKQKSREIASLIRDTERHGKARITDISEGEEPPEMLKVLGPMLELAESTPEEDSQADVSNSASLYKVSDATGKMKLTNVSEKSPFAKDLLVRDDCFILDNGANGKIFVWKGMGANAEEKREALKMADDFIQQMNYPRMKTQVEILPQGRETIIFKQFFKNWN